In the genome of Spirochaetia bacterium, one region contains:
- a CDS encoding BMP family ABC transporter substrate-binding protein has protein sequence MKKITVALLSALFVTASVFAQGGTETQATAPAKTNEPFKVGFLYISAPGDFGYSYAHDQGTKAAEKYFGDKIKVYRAENVPENQDSERYMEDMIDEGCKMIFATSYNYMDYVLQEAQAHPDVYFEHCSGYKTAANMSNYFGRMYQMRYLSGMIAGKMSKSGKIGYVGAYNTPEVVRGIDAFTLGARSINPKATVTVVWTNTWFDPALERQGAVSLLDQGCDIIAQHQDTTEPAKAAIERGCYAIGYNADFRSIIKSDNVLVSPMWNWGNYVIPEIKAAMDGTWKSQSYWGGLDDKMIQLSEISPLVPKDFQDKVAATEAKMADDSFDVFWGELKDNQGKVRQQAGEKMSDADMLSLDWFVEGVIGSVK, from the coding sequence ATGAAAAAAATCACTGTTGCCTTGCTGTCTGCCCTTTTTGTCACAGCCAGCGTGTTTGCCCAAGGCGGAACGGAAACGCAGGCTACCGCTCCAGCAAAAACCAATGAGCCGTTCAAGGTAGGTTTCCTTTATATTTCTGCTCCCGGTGACTTTGGCTACTCCTATGCCCACGACCAAGGCACAAAGGCTGCTGAAAAATATTTCGGAGACAAGATTAAAGTCTATCGTGCTGAAAATGTCCCTGAAAACCAGGACAGCGAACGCTACATGGAAGATATGATTGATGAAGGCTGCAAGATGATTTTTGCTACTTCATATAACTATATGGATTATGTCCTTCAGGAAGCACAGGCTCATCCTGACGTTTATTTCGAGCACTGTTCCGGTTACAAGACTGCTGCAAATATGTCAAACTACTTCGGCAGGATGTATCAGATGCGTTATCTCTCAGGTATGATTGCCGGCAAAATGAGCAAGAGCGGAAAGATCGGCTATGTCGGTGCCTATAATACTCCTGAAGTTGTGCGTGGTATCGATGCCTTCACACTCGGCGCACGTTCCATCAACCCGAAAGCAACAGTGACTGTCGTATGGACAAACACATGGTTTGATCCAGCTCTTGAAAGACAGGGTGCTGTTTCTCTCCTTGACCAGGGCTGCGATATAATTGCACAGCACCAGGACACCACGGAACCTGCAAAGGCTGCAATCGAGAGAGGTTGCTATGCCATCGGTTACAATGCAGATTTCAGAAGCATCATCAAATCAGACAACGTATTGGTTTCCCCGATGTGGAACTGGGGCAACTACGTAATTCCTGAAATCAAGGCTGCCATGGATGGAACATGGAAGAGTCAGTCCTATTGGGGTGGCTTGGATGACAAGATGATCCAGCTTTCTGAGATTTCTCCGTTGGTACCGAAAGATTTCCAGGATAAGGTTGCAGCAACGGAAGCCAAGATGGCTGATGATTCCTTTGATGTCTTCTGGGGTGAACTCAAAGACAACCAGGGCAAGGTCCGCCAGCAAGCCGGTGAAAAGATGTCTGATGCAGATATGCTCAGCCTCGACTGGTTTGTGGAAGGTGTCATCGGCTCTGTCAAATAA